In Oncorhynchus tshawytscha isolate Ot180627B linkage group LG01, Otsh_v2.0, whole genome shotgun sequence, the genomic stretch gtcccagatgtgctcaattggattcagatctggggaacgggcgggccagtccatagcatcaatgccttcctcttgcaggaactgctgacacactccagccacatgaggtctagcattgtcttgcattaggaggaacccagggccaaccgcaccagcatatggtctcacaaggggtctgaggatctcatctcggtacctaatggcagtcaggctacctctggcgagcacatggagggctgtgcggccccccaaataaatgccaccccacaccatgactgacccaccgccaaaccggtcatgctggaggatgttgcaggcagcagaaagttctccacggcatctccagactctgtcacgtgctcagtgtgaacctgcttccatctgtgaagagcacagggcgccagtggcgaatttgctaatcttggtgttctctggcaaatgccaaacgtcctgcatggtgttgggctgtaagcacaacccccacctgtggacgtcgggccctcatactaccctcatggagtctgtttctaacTGTTTGagaagacacatgcacatttgtggcctgctggaggtcattttgcagggctctggcagtgctcctccttgcacaaatgcggaggtagtggtcctgctgctgggttgttgccctcctacggcctcctccacgtctcctgatgtactggcctgtctcctggtagcgcctccatgctctggacactacgctgacagacacagcaaaccttcttgccatagctcgcattgatgtcccatcctgggatgagctgcactacctgagccacttgtgtgggttgtagactccgtctcatgctaccactagagtgaaagcaccgccagcattcaaaagtgaccaaaacatcatccaggaagcatagaaactgagaagtggtcaccacctgcagaaccactcctttattgggggtgtcttgctaattgtctATAatgtccacctgttgtctattccatttgcacaacggCATGTGAAATTTGCcagtcagtgttgcttcctaagtggacagtttgatttcctagaagtgtgattgacttagagttacattgtgttgtttgtgttccctctatttttttgagcagtgtatattgttcCAAACACCTGACAGAGGAGTGCTGCCAAGCTGAGCAAGGAGAAGAAAGCCTTCCAAGAGTCCCACAAGCAGACACTGGATGACTGGCAAGGAGAGAAGGACAAAGTCAACATTCTGACCAAGGCCACAGCAAGATTGAGGATGAGCAGTCTCTGGGAGCTCAGCTCCAGAAAGAGATCTAGGAACTCCAGGTACAGTACGGGATCTAAACTCAAGTACAGGAAAGCACACCGGAATAATTTCCTGAAAAAAAGACACTTCTTCAGGTAGCACACATTTTTCCTGGTGGCTCAGTTGCTTGAAAGACGGTACTTCTTGCTTATGCTTCTTAACATTGTAAAGATGGTGCTTTTTACTGTATTGTAGTATTCATCCCCCCCTGCTCCTACCCCCTGTTCTAGGCCCGTATTGAGGATCTGGAGGAGGAAATTGAGGCTGAGCGTGATGCCAGGGCCAAGGTTCAGAAGCAGATGGTCGATCTCTCCAGGGAACATGAAGAGATCAGTGAGAGGCTGGAGGTGCTGTTTTAAATTGAGagaaccaaaaaaaaagtgttcactacatgattccatgtgtgttatttcatagtttgtcctcactattattctacaatgtagaaaatagtaaaaataaaaacctttgaatgaggtgttctaaaacttctgACCTGTAGTATAAAGTTTAACCTTACTTCGGTCCCTTGTTTCTCATCCAGGGTTGAAAATCATAGGTGGCTACAGAGATCAAACACAGGAGGAGTTTGGGATCTTCATCAAgcgggtgtaaaaaaaaaaaaactttaaaaaaaaaactcttgaatgagtaggtgtgtccaaacttgactggtaccctataggtttatttttttaaacacacagattagtcctgtatGATGAAAAGCACTTTACAAATGTAAATTGTTATATCGACAGGCCCAAAATGAAATGTTTCTAAAATAAATAAGCacaaccatggtagcaattgaaaaggAAAACTTTAAGAGATTGTGGAGAAATTCTCAGATGAAAGTTCTGAGAACAACACATTTGTCTTTGAATTGTCACCGATTATGAGCAGGTAAATGGGAAAATAAATGGCAAACATGATATTGATGTATCATTCGGCAGATATACGCATCCATAATAATTAGTGATGACCTATAGTGGTGAAATTGCAACAAAAGGCATTTGCAAGGTTCAGAGGGATAAATTGACCCTTAAATGGGGGGAGTAGAACAGTCAGATTAGTCCTCAAAGCTCAAATCCTAATTTATTTGAAGAACACTGTACAGTCTTAAAGACACTTGATAAGTTAACTATTCATCACATGGACAACATTTTTACATAACCCCTTCTCTGTACATGATCATTTTCATATATTATCTTCGGATTATCTGATTTCAGGGATGAATGACTGATATTACAGCAATCATCTGTGTCTAATACACACACCTTAACATTTTGTGTAACATCCTGTAGTGACGAAATGGATTGAATGCCTGTATATATTGGACTAACTCAGCATCTCTGAGGAGAACAATAAATAGTATGAGGTCAATCTTCAGCTGTGTAGGGAAATCGGACTATATCCAGGGAGGGGTAGTTTCTGTCCCTCCTTGGCCTCGAAGAAGGTGTATGAGAGTGTGATGGTGTCGACACGGGCCATACGTGGGTCCTCGTCAAACTCCGGGTCGATGTAAAAGAACACGGGCATGTCCACTTCCTCTTTAGGGTTCAACCGCTGCTCCTCAAAACAGAAACactgggaggggagaagagattcGATATAGAGGTAAATATCAGAGGTTCAATTTAGGTCCCCACAGCAGTCCCCACAGCAAACTAAATAATGTATATGAAGCTGTGTGTGAGCCAGTGTTGTGTTCAAGACCACCCAAAGCAAGACCTGTCTCGATTACTACAACACTGATGTGAGCTGCAGTCCTTACCCAAAAAAAGTATTGCAGACTGACGATCAATGAAGAGATGCACACAGCAAAAATgtgcacatggggaaaaaataCAAGTTTGTTCTTGCTTTGAATTTTTCTTATGGTGAATTCCGTATAGTTCAGCCAGCCTGAACTATACTGATTGCCATTGGCGATAATGACTCAACACAAGTGTGTAAAAAACAAACACAGGCttaatatgcatgtcaatgtcCGGCCTTGCCCCCAAACatccccatttctcctttacccacaTAGCTGATTTTTTtcttttcatttcacctttatttaaccaggtaggctagttgagaagaagttctcatttacaactgcgacctggccaagataaagcatagcagtgtgaacagacaacacagagttacacgtggagtaaacaataacgtcaataacacaatagaaaaaatatatatacattgtgtgcaaaaggcatgaggtaggcgaataatatAATTTTTGCTGCTTAACACtggataaatgatcagatggtcatgtgcaggtagagatactggtgtgcaaaagagtagaaaaataaatacagtatggggatgaggtaggaaaattgggtgggctatttatggactatggactatgtacagctgcagcgatcggttagctgcttagatagcagatgtttaaagttggtgagggaggtaaaagtctccaacttcagcgatttttgcaattcgttccagtcacaggcagcagagaactggaaggaaaggcggccaaattaggtgttggctttagggatgatcagcgagatacacctgctggagcgcgtgctatgggtgggtgttgccatcgtgaccagtgaactgagataaggcagagctttacctagcatgaacttgtagatgacctggagccagtgggtctgacgacgaatatgtagtgagggccagccgactagagcatacaggtcgcagtggtgggtggtataaggtgctttagtaacaaagcggatggcactgtgataaactgcatccagtttgctgagtagagtattggaagctattttgtagatgacatcgtcgaagtcgaggatcggtaggatagtcagttttactagggtaagtttggcgacatgagtgaaggaggctttgttgcggaatagaaagccgactctagatttgattttagattggagatgtttaatatgagtctggaaggagagtttacagtctagccagacacctaggtacttatagatgtccacatattctaggtcggaaccatccagggtggtggtgctagtcgggcgtgcgggtgcaggccgcgaacggttgaaaagcatgcatttggtttttactagcgcttaagagcagttggaggccacggaaggagtgttgtatggcattgaagcttgtttggaggttagatagtgtccaaggaagggccagaagtatacaaaatggtgtcgtctgcgtagaggtggattagggaatcgcccgcagcaagagcaacatcattgatatatacagagaaaagagtcggcccgagaatttaaccctgtggcacccccatagagactgccagaggactgaACAACATGCCCACCGATTTGAGAGACTGAActctatctgcaaagtagttggtgaaccaggcaaggcagtcattagaaaaaccgaggctactgagtctgccgataagaatatggtgattgacagagtcgaaagccttggccaggtcgatgaagacggctgcacagtactgtcttttatcgatggcggttatgatatcgtttagtaccttgagcgtggctgaggtgcacccgtgaccggctcggaaaccagattgcacagcggagaaggtacggtgggattcgagatggtaagtgatctgtttgttgacttggctttcggagaccttagataggcagggcaggatggatataggtctgtaacagtttgggtccagggtgtctccccatttgaagagggggatgactgcggcagcttaccaatccttggggatctcagacgatatgaaagagaggttgagcaggctagtaataggggttgcaataaaaagaaaaagagggtccagattgtctagcccggctgatttgtaggagtccagattttgcagcttgaCCGTATGAGTCCAGATTGACCGTATgttgacaccattctgtacacatcttgcccttctttggacacgtgTTAACGAACCTCCAGACGAGCTAcaatgtcatacaactctcccgcccatccagcatcactactctggacggttctgacttagaatatgtggacaactacaaatacctaggtgtctggctagactgtaaactctccttccagactcacataaagcatctccaatccaaaattaaatctagaatcagcttcctatttcgcaacaaagcatccttcacagcatcctcctgtactctctcgttgcctggccctcacttcatactcgtcgccaaacccactggctccaggtcatctacaagtctttgctaggtaaagccccgccttatctcagctcaccggtcaccatagcagcacacgctccagcaggtatctctcactggtcacccccaaagccaattcctcttttggccgccttcccctccagttctctgctgccaatgactggaacgaactgcaaaaatcactaaagctggagactcatatctccctcactagctttaagcaccagctatcagagcagctcatagatcactgcacctgtacatagcccatccaactactgtatttatttatcttgctgctttgcaccccagtattgcTACTCACACATCtattcactccagtgtttaattggtatattgtaattacttcgctaccatggcctatttattgccttacctcatttgcacatattgtatatagactttttctactgtattattgaccgtatgtttgtttattccatgtgtaactctgtgttgttgtatgtgtcaaactgctttgctttatcttggccaggtcgcagttgtaaatgagaacttgttctcaactagcctacctggttaaataaaggtgaaatatatacatatatatatatattttttaaataaaataaatgacatGGACTACATGTTCATTAGTACCTGTATCTTGTTGAAGTACTGTCCAGCCTCAAAGGGCACAACGTTGTAGGTGGAGATCCCAATAACAGGTTTGTCTGTAGGGTTCTTGGCTCTGTAGAAGGCCAGGGCAGTCTCTCCTGGAACCACCTGGAACACAACATACGCAATAAAATACCTATATTGTAACACACACAATAAAATACCTATTGTAACAACAAACATACTCGTGACCAATGTCTTGACTTCATTGTGGAAACGCATCTATATGTCCATATATAATGTTTTTCTTGTTCACCTGCCTGGGGGCTGCCGATGGATATTAGCTGTTGGCTAAATCTGGCCCAACGTATCTTTTCTCAAGTGTACTGAAAGTTATGTTTTGTTGTTCATTGTCCCTGTTCAAAAAACATAATAATAAGATAACTAAAACGCATAATAAAATACCTCTATTGTAACAACACACAATAATGATTTGTTTTCTGCTAAAAGTAATGGTTTAATTGTCAGTCTTCTAATGTATCCTCcttactgggtgtgtgtgtgtgtggagggagagcGAGTGAGCACTATATTAAGCATGTCTTACGTATATCTCAGACTGCTGCGGGCGGAAGTTCCACTGCATGCTGGCGTGTGTGTCAGCGTTGAAGGTGATCTTAATGATGCGGTCCATCACCGGCGTCATCGTCTCCACCTGCTCTGCATCGTGACCTGCCACCGCCGTCCCACCCAGACCGGAcgcctagagacagacacacaacagatGAGACACTCAGCTATCTAATAAATCCATCCATCTTTCACCCACTATTTTCAGGACTTCTTGGAATGCTTTTAGCTCCAGATTTCATGAAGGCTTCTATAATGACTTGTAAGCAAACCACCAATTTGAGATGTGCTACTATATCTACCTCCAtaaacaaaacattaaaaaagttcaAGTGGCAGTACTACTGTATCAAACATTGTATGTCTCTCTGGGTCCATCTCTGCTCTCCTACCTGTCCGAGCCATATAGTTTAACATGGACACCATTTTGAATTACAGTGTCATGTAAATACATAATGCAGAAACTTTAATGTCCATACTCTCTAAATATATGATTCTGCTCCTACCTGGCAGTAGAGTCTGTAGAGGGGTACAGCAGCGTAGGACATGCCGATCATCCCCACCCCTGCAGCAGCGATATACGTCAGCACCGTCttgttcctcttcctccactcatCCTCCTGCTGCTTGGTCTGGCTCTTCCAACTCTTGGCCCCCCGTATTTGGGTGTTGAGGCGTGAGGGAAGCCTCCTACAGAGGAACCACTGGGCATAGCTGTGGAGGCCCCTGGCTCCCTTGCCCTGAAGACCCCTGATAGAGGTCTGTATGTTTGAGGATGTCAGTAAGACAGAGTTCTTTGAGCAGCATAGGGACTCACGGACAAGGATGGGGAGTAGCATGACTGCAGTGGGTTTATAAGTTCAAGCTTCAGTCGAGTCAGATGCTGCTCCTATCTGGGTTCACCTGGGTGTGAAAACATTGAAATGTGTTAATGTGAATGTTTCTGAACTAACTAAACCTTTATGTTGATAACTGATAGGTTCAGGGATAGATTGGGCTAAACTGACAGCACCACTTCAGCAGTGTTAAGGCATAACAACAAgtctagctacagttgaagtcggaagtttacatacactcaggttggagtcattaaaacacatttttcaaccactccacaaatgtcttgttaacaaactatagttttggcaagtcggttaggacatcacattgtgcatgacacaagtaatttatcCAAAAagtgtttagacagattatttaacttataattcacagtatcacaattccagtgagtcagaggtttacatacacgaagttgactgcctttaaacagcttggaaaattcaagaaaattatgtaatggctgtagaagcttctgataggctaattgacatcatttgagtcaattggaggtgtacctgtggatgcatttcaaggcctaccttcaaactcagtgcctctgcttgacatcatgtgaaagtcaaaagaaatcaacctCTGGTtttaagtctggttcatccttgggagcaatttccaaatgcctgaaggtaccacgctaaTCTCCACAAAAAATAGCatgaaagtataaacaccatgggaccatgcagccgtcataccgcccaggaaggagacacattctgtctcctagaaatgtaCGTGCTTTGGTGTGAAAattgtaaatcaatcccagaacaacagcaatggaccttgtgaagatgctggaggaaacaggtacaaaagtatctatatccacagtaaaacgagtcctatatcgtcataacctgatgggccgctcaacaaggaagaagccactgctccaaaaccaccataaaaaaaagccagacttcggtttgcaactgcacacggagaaatgtcctctggtctgatgaaacacaaatagaactgtttggccataatgaccaggaaaaaggggaggcttgcaagccgaagaacaccatcccaaccgcgaagcacgggggtggcagtatcctgttgtgggggtgctttgctgcaggagggactggtgcacttcacaaaatagatggcatcatgagggaggaaaatgatgtggatattttgaagcaatatctcaagacatcagtcaggaaattaaagcttggtcacaaatgggtcttccaaatggacaatgactccaagcatacttccaaagttgtcaaaaaagacttaaggacaacaaagtcaaggtatgggagtggccatcacaaagccctgaactcaactgaaaaagtgtgtgtgagcaaggaggcctacaaacctgactgagttacactagctctgtaaggaggaatgggccaaaagtcaccaaaacatttgacccaagttaaacaacttaaaaggcaatgttaccaaatactaattgagtatgtatgtaaacttctgacccactgtgaatgtgatgaaataaatgaaagctgaaatatttCTCTAcactatcattctgacatttcacattcttaaaataaagtggtgaccctaaatgacctaagacagggaatttttacaaggattaaatgtcaggaattgtgaaaaagtttaaatgtatttggctaaggtgtatgtaaacgtctgacttcaattGTAGCTAATGCCGGTTCACTGCACTACAATAACCTGTCACTGGTAAAAATACAGATAAAAACGGAATTTATAAAACCTATTTGGTAAAGCAAGGAAGCAAAACCCTTCGCTAGCTAGTAAGACAGTCTGTTGCAATCTGTTAGCTAATGTGATGCTCCATTAGCCCTTACAGGACAAGTACTGTTTTGCGTAGCACAGAATGTTCCACAAGCTTAAGTTGGCGATACGATCTTCGTTCTCGATTCACCCAAACATATCTTCTAAAATATCAGTGTTCAGTTGCAGGTGGTTTGTTTGAATTTAGAAAAAGCTCAGTTATTAAAAGAAATGTTAGTTTTTTTgctccatgaagtaatccaacaatgtgtaTGCTGCCATCTTGCCTATTTATAAATGTATATTTAAACTATTTATATATCTTTCATTGGGCGTTCAAGCTTTTCAGTTCTGTCAAGTCGGCGTTttaaagtgtgttgcattatggggataAACATTCATCGTctgcattgtgggaggctctATTGTCAATCAATCATTAAGGTGTTTTTGATGCGAACATGACCAAAGACAAACAGGAACCAACTCTGCCGCAATTCATGTATTCAGTGGATATGTAGAAATGAATGTAATATAATGGTCTCTCACCAATTTATGTTCAATAGACACACATTTTCAGTTTGAGTGTGTGATATGGGGGTTGTAGACAACTTTTATAAACACTCATTTTGCACTGAACCTTGCGGGTGGAAATCCACATCAGTGTCCGACTTTCGGCTGTTTCGGCAGATGCACCTCCCCCGACTTCACTCTTCGACTTTCatcaaccacaggaggctgctgaggagagaacAGCTCTATAAcggctggaatggagcaaatggaatagctgtgtttgatgtatttccagtcattaccacaagcccgttctccccaattaaggtaccaaCAACATCCTGTGTCATCAACAGTCGGTTGCATTCACCACTAAAACTAGCCCAATGACTGAGACAGGTGGGTCCACACCAAAGTGCTGCATGTCATGACACAACTGTCTCGATTAATGAGAGAAGAGTTAAAATAGACAAGATGGAGTACAAGGTTGGATTAGTTcatggaacaaaacattgatttctttaaagctgcaatatgtaactttttgggcgacccagcCATATGCACATACAAATGCACATTATAGATCTGTCAcatattgaaagcaagtctaagtaGCAGTATCTGTTCAATGTGCATTACTTCTATACTTCCCATTCGTAACTTCCATTTTTGCGTGTTTTACTTTCATCAGTttggtacaccagcttcaaagagctgaaaatacattttttgcagtaaaagtaaagataccttaaaaaagaaAATAACTACAGTAATAGTAatctagtaaaatactacttgtgaaaaagtctaaaagtatttggtttaaaatgtacttaagtatcaaaagtataaatcatttaaaatgtgttacattaagcaaaccagatgacacGATTcttaaattttttatttatttacggatagccaggggcgcAGTTCAAcacacataatttacaaacgaagcatgtgtttagtgagtctgccagatcagaggcagtagggatgaccaggaatgttctctttaTAAATGCGCGAATTAGACAATAGTGAAAGACCAATTAGACAAGTACttgtgggtgtcagggaaaatgtatggagtaaaacgtacatcattttctttacacacaccccccccaaaaacgacttaagtagtactttaaagtatttttactttagtactttacaccactgtatttttgtttatggaaaatacatttcacagtggtttataTGGTAAAATGATTCCCTACACTATATACTACTTGCTTgctgtcacaaactgaaattatggGAATTTTTCGAATTTTAACAACCAGGAAAAGGAAGAGCGATTTCTGTATAGTACGTATTTAATAACGGAGCATTTTCTGGATTCAAACGAAAAACCTGCAACTGGAAAGGGACATACATGTTAGAAGATACGTGTTTGACCGAATTGAGAACGAAGTTATCGCAAAGTTAAGGTTGGTCGAAAATTCAGTGCTACGCCAAATGGTACTTATCATGTAAGGCTAATGGCGCTTCATTAGCAGTTACAATCTGCTAGCTAACAAGACATAACAGTAGAGTAACGTTACCTCTTGAGCTGTGAAAAAAAGACAGACATGGTTGGCCAGAATATTCTCAATACAGCCGATGTGAAAAAGCATTGAGAAACGCCTTAATATTATCTCGCTAATTTAGCTACACAATATAACATATACTAGCTAACTACTGTTCgtttctaaaaataaaaataaatccatAGGAAACAATTATTCATTAGTAAACATGCGCAggctaatgtagctagctacggGTAAGTTGCTTTGGTAGCTACAAACTACATATACATCGTACCTGCTCATGCCGCCAAGGTCTCGTTTAGTGTTGCTACTGCCCAAAGTTAATACGATAGGTAACGTTAGATGATAGTGTTAATAACTCACCAAGTAAATTCAGCTCCCACACAACCTTGGATTGTACATTACAAAACATAAGAAAAGCATGGTCCAGCGGTGTAACGTCCCCCCCTTGATACGAGGACCATAATCATAGGTTCCAGGCAGTGCTATTGTTCCGCTGGCTCTTCTTTTTCTTCAAATGTTTTAGGTGcctaccgccacctactgtattgGCAGTGTATCAGCCTACTAATCTGTAGTACCGTatgaattcattacactttgtgaaaaaaatacaaatttccaactaaccctgcacccattaaaacctcaaaACTATTCCATTACTTTGGCCCCATCTGATTCTGTTCAAAACATCTTgtacacccaagtacttctctgcagctgccaccacatctATCCTCTCTGATTTACATGTCATTCCTGCAGTACTTGACAACCATGGCCAAGAGCACCAAACAAAAACAACCTTAACGAAGCACAGGTTATTCCGATCACTCTATTGGCCTCGGCCTACTCATAGGGATCCTCTTAAGAGCCCTCACCctggacccatcttcctctactactcTCTTTACTACCTCAGCATAGTTACTGAAGGGAGCTACAGACACCTTTGTGGACTACTCTGAtcctggcaacctcaacctgcctttctCTCATTGGACACCTCTGATCGCCAGCACCATGGGTACCTCACATCTAGGAATCAGATCCATAAGGCAAAAAATCTCACTCCCACTGGGCCAGGAATATCTTTGTCATCATCAAGATGAGGCTCAAACTCAGCATTCTTCACCGAAGCTGCCACCGCAGTTAATTCACCCTCACTCTCGTCATGTTCAATTTCCTTCTGTAGCTCTTCCAAAAGATCTGTGTGATCCACCACTCCATATTCACTCAAAACATGTTCCACTTTTCTCCTTTTTTTCTATGTCCTCCATCTTACTCCCACCTCATTGACCACACCGACAGCCATTCCCCTTCCCTCAACCTTTTTTGACAATAATTAGCTATTTAACACACGATCACTTAGAAAATTAGTACATCCAAATATGATTATACATAGAGGAAATGCATTCA encodes the following:
- the LOC112257578 gene encoding cytochrome c oxidase assembly protein COX11, mitochondrial; translated protein: MLLPILVRESLCCSKNSVLLTSSNIQTSIRGLQGKGARGLHSYAQWFLCRRLPSRLNTQIRGAKSWKSQTKQQEDEWRKRNKTVLTYIAAAGVGMIGMSYAAVPLYRLYCQASGLGGTAVAGHDAEQVETMTPVMDRIIKITFNADTHASMQWNFRPQQSEIYVVPGETALAFYRAKNPTDKPVIGISTYNVVPFEAGQYFNKIQCFCFEEQRLNPKEEVDMPVFFYIDPEFDEDPRMARVDTITLSYTFFEAKEGQKLPLPGYSPISLHS